AAAGCTATTTTTACTCAAAGATTCGTTAgacatattttttaagttataaaattgttttttgttctaaaaaacaaaagaccCTATTTAAGAACAGTTCCCAAAGAGACCCTTAAGTTTTGTGTCTTAACTATCAAAGTCACTGTCAATAGGAGTATGAGAGAAAACTAAATGACTTGAATTCATCAGAATGATTTCCGAAAGTGCTGTCTtatattggatttattttttaccctttttgttTTAAGAATTTCTTTGGTCATGTTATTGCAATACCTATTGTCAAATTGGCACGAGCACATTTGACATAAACAAGAACGGTTTTGTGTTTACCTGATTCCAGTGTCAAATTAAATGAGGAAGACTCACGTATGCCTTCATCTTGATTTGGTTGCTTTTTGTTACTGACAACTGCAGAGTGGGACgacaaagaagaaggaaaagatACAACACAACAGTGGGAAGATGATtgggatgatgatgatgtgaaTGATGACTTTTCCCTTCAGTTGAGGAAGGAATTGGAGAATAATGCTGAGAAGAGTTAAGTTCTTATGTGTTCTGATGAAGTTTTCCTTCTTGCTATGGCAATTGATGAACAATATATGGGTAACAGTGTATCAATACCCTAGTATTTGCTCTTCATGCAGTGGGAACTATCTAACTACTTTCTCAGAAACCCTTAGTGATGGAGTTTAGTTGTTGGCATGCAACTTAAAGTTGGATGgatgtttttcctttctctaCTTATATTTTCTGGatgaaggaagtttttgttgttttcaagtATTGCAaagtcaaatttttttaagaggaGTGGTTGCAAACCATGGTTTTACAATTTCATTTGggatggtttttatttttctgttctttGAATTGCttgtatgataaaaaaaaaaaatttggaggaTATTTAAAGTGTTTCCATAGGGATTTATTAGGAAACCTGCAGTTGCACTCATTCCATTCTTTTGACTTCTGTCCAACTCACGTATTTTGATGAGGCGCATTACGAGTACTGGTAGCTTTTGTGGTTAGTTATGAATATTTCTCGTCTGACCGAAGGCAATAGCAGTGAAGGAATTAAGTGTGCTGGCTGTCATAATCATGAAATTTACcttccaatttttttgtattGTACAGGGCTTTGAAGCCCTCTAAACCAGACCTTTTCAACCCTTGTGAGCAGCAGACAAGGCTTACCAACTCTTTACAAGGGAAAAAACCCAACCTTGTATTATAACTCGGAATCAATTGCAAGGAAATGGCTAAGACCTTTTGTGAGCAAGCCTTGTATTATAACTCGTAATCAACCTCCCTTCACTTTTATTGTGAAGTTCATACGGAGGCGGCCTAGTCAGGCAAATTTTATACGGGCATTTCATTTATAGTTATATTCTAGGAATTAGCCCGTCAATGCTTATCATCTATCTTGCGTATGTCACTTGTACCATCCCTCGACATCTCAACATCCCATTCTCTTATGTCACATTTCTAGATCTTGTTGCACCACTGCATGTTATAAGTTTTCATTATTAGGTCCTATTGGATTATTCCTTGTTGGATGTTATTAGTTTCATTATTACAAAgatttgcttttgcttttgcttttacTCTTGTCATGTGTTATGCAAACGCATCGGTACATCATGTGTCTTATGTCAAATGCCTTGCAAGTTTGCAACATCATTCGAGATGTGTTGTAAACCCTTGCTTGAGTTTTCCATAATACCAAGGTGCCACATCTTTATGCCTCTAGGTATTAGCGCCAAGTGTCCTACCATGTCGAGTCTACATGTGTCATTCAAGACACCTATACATGTATTAGTGGCACATGCGTGTGTGTTATGCTTCCTCTTTGCATTGTATTCTAATGTTAGTCAACCTTATTGATTCCTTCCCTCCCAGGCATGCAAAGAAAGTTTTTGCTTTGTCTAAAGGGTTCATCGTTTCCCTCCATGTAAATATTGCCTACAATGAtcttaaatatggaaaatttataaaaatattccacCACTTGAGCACCAATAGCACTCATTCTTTTGCATTGAGATGCTCCTTGCCCTTTAATCTCCCTGGCTTGTCACATTGCCTTCAAGATATCATGCTACAGGCACACATAAGCATAGGGTCCATGATGATGAGTTGATGACCTCCTTCAGCTAGCTGCTCTGATCTCTTTCCTCCCCCACACTCTCATCCTCATCAGGTCATTCCATATATCGATAGATTGATACTCTTCCTTACCATTTTCtcatatcatcatttatttgaTGTCGATGAGATGTTCTTGTACGAGTTATTTTGCACCACTTAACAAAAAGCCAAAAGGTGATAAGTTTTAAAGTGGAGGGAAGTGGGGTGTCAGGGTAATCGACACAAGAATTGACGGAAGGACCATGCGGTTTAATCGTGTTTCATGTGTTCTCGAACTGTGTGATAAGTTCATCAACTTGTGCCTTCTGTTCTTAAGGTTGAATTCCTTTATGAAATTGCAAAAGTTATTAAGTCATGATTtattgatcaaataaaaaaattaatgatggtCGAATCATGACCTCACCATAAATATCATTATATTAGcatcatgtatatatattttaaattttagttggatttaaaaaaaacaaattaatctttttcttttttcttttttcttttttccatgtgtttttttttatttttttttatataaataattgaaaatcaatattattttctattttaaattataaataaaaaaactatgttcaaaaactatttttaaaaaaatatggtaatatgatttttatctttttattttttatttttgaaaaaaaacgtttaattaaaaaataaaaactatttttaaaaataaaaattgaaaaccttgtttaatgctaatttttaatatgaaaataataaaaagaattaaatttcatttattgattatccatttttatttttttcattaattattttaataaaaatatatatatagtatgtttaaatttaaataaaggaattggtcaattatgtgttttttttttgtgtgtgaccatcttttacatgaaaaataattaaataactaaagtatattgtggaccccgcatttcgtgctcatacgtttcccactcgatggcgagctcgatttttatttgaaaaattgatttttattgattatttgaaaatgacttggagtcgccacttatttttgttttatttttaaagggtaaacaaaataagaaagaaaaaccctaagtgtgactccttattttgaaaaaggcgGTCTAcaaaaaatcggatcgggttcgggggtcaggttacttatcgggaaggtacggtaaagaccgtagcacccctctaagtccttaaagtcgggtctctactaataaaatgaagctgacatgacaatcaatgagaaaatc
Above is a genomic segment from Vitis riparia cultivar Riparia Gloire de Montpellier isolate 1030 chromosome 14, EGFV_Vit.rip_1.0, whole genome shotgun sequence containing:
- the LOC117931389 gene encoding protein DSS1 HOMOLOG ON CHROMOSOME V-like, translated to MEKEPKVANEDPKVDLFEDDDEFEEFEINEEWDDKEEGKDTTQQWEDDWDDDDVNDDFSLQLRKELENNAEKS